The following are encoded together in the Oceanobacillus zhaokaii genome:
- a CDS encoding sugar ABC transporter ATP-binding protein: protein MNANPLVELKNIQKSFHQNQVLKGVSLAIHKSEVISIIGGNGAGKSTLMKILTGVYKADSGELEINGENIIHFNPLIAHQKGIYLVPQEPLLFPNMTVEQNLTIGFDKTKAEVRTTTKKLLEQLGWDLDLHRYANSLTIAEQQQLEIIKGLLRNAKVLILDEPTSALTFSETKSLFAVIEKLKTAGVGIFYITHRLDEVFQISTHAVILRDGNITLKGKIDQFTKEMLIEGLIPDGNIKNDTHEFEKKKSDYSNVAPILKVENICGDGFNQISFDVYKGEVVGLAGLVGAGRTEIAESIYGITEVKRGKIYLDGKDITKLPIDETVASGVAYIPEDRFLHGIFTISSVRNNITAQIIKKQGFFTNKKMEEKITNEYIDRLNIKLSSSDEEIKSLSGGNQQKAVIARILSTKPKLIIMDEPTRGIDAAARRDIYAIITELKEQGYAILLISSDLEEIERISDRIYAIHRGTCDVCLEIEEINVTNVMKAAFGTYERSEPYVKS, encoded by the coding sequence TTGAACGCTAATCCATTAGTGGAATTAAAAAATATTCAAAAGTCATTTCATCAAAACCAAGTATTAAAAGGAGTTTCTTTGGCAATTCACAAATCAGAAGTAATTTCAATTATTGGTGGAAACGGTGCAGGAAAAAGTACATTGATGAAAATATTGACTGGAGTTTATAAAGCAGATTCAGGTGAACTCGAGATTAACGGTGAAAATATCATTCACTTCAATCCGTTAATTGCCCATCAGAAAGGAATCTATTTAGTACCGCAAGAACCGCTATTGTTTCCGAACATGACCGTTGAACAAAACCTGACGATAGGCTTCGACAAAACAAAAGCAGAGGTGAGAACGACAACGAAGAAGTTGCTGGAACAATTAGGCTGGGACCTGGATTTACATCGATATGCCAATTCGTTAACAATCGCTGAGCAACAGCAGTTAGAAATAATTAAAGGTCTGCTAAGGAATGCAAAAGTTTTAATACTTGATGAACCTACATCTGCACTAACATTTTCGGAAACTAAGTCTTTATTTGCAGTAATTGAAAAGCTAAAGACTGCAGGTGTGGGGATCTTTTATATAACCCATCGACTGGATGAGGTATTTCAGATTTCAACTCATGCCGTTATTTTAAGAGATGGCAACATTACGCTTAAAGGAAAAATTGATCAGTTTACGAAAGAAATGTTAATTGAAGGGCTAATTCCGGATGGCAATATAAAAAATGACACGCATGAGTTTGAAAAGAAAAAATCGGATTATAGTAATGTTGCACCAATTCTTAAGGTAGAAAATATTTGTGGCGATGGATTTAATCAAATCAGCTTCGATGTTTACAAAGGGGAGGTGGTTGGTCTTGCCGGTCTTGTTGGGGCAGGAAGAACGGAAATAGCCGAATCTATCTATGGTATTACGGAAGTGAAGCGTGGAAAAATTTATCTGGATGGAAAAGATATTACGAAATTACCAATAGATGAAACAGTTGCAAGTGGCGTGGCATATATACCAGAGGACCGATTCTTACATGGAATTTTTACCATTAGTTCCGTTCGAAACAATATAACGGCACAGATTATCAAAAAACAAGGTTTTTTTACAAATAAGAAAATGGAAGAGAAAATTACAAATGAATATATTGACAGGTTAAATATTAAGCTTTCCAGCAGTGATGAGGAAATAAAATCATTATCAGGGGGAAATCAGCAAAAAGCCGTAATAGCCAGGATTCTATCGACAAAACCAAAATTAATCATTATGGATGAACCAACAAGGGGAATAGATGCAGCAGCAAGGCGTGATATTTACGCCATTATTACAGAATTGAAGGAACAAGGATATGCAATTTTACTGATTTCGTCTGATTTAGAGGAGATTGAAAGAATTAGTGATCGTATTTATGCCATTCATCGGGGGACTTGTGATGTTTGTCTGGAAATTGAGGAAATCAATGTAACGAATGTAATGAAAGCTGCCTTTGGAACATATGAAAGAAGTGAACCTTATGTCAAAAGTTGA
- a CDS encoding sugar-binding transcriptional regulator, whose amino-acid sequence MSYERDLIVRIAWKYYNEGMTQNEIAAALNLSRMKVIKYLEKAKSSNIIQFKINLEKITNMDLQNEIKKKYGLQDIYIVPASNQKSIESLTVAAAQYIEDRITSDMMINIGYGQAVSKTLGYLNISTKYKVTFVSLSGGVKFYMPTAIDTRSDYYTNPNYKHYIIPSPLIVSSVKLAEQMLKERSINKILKMIPFSNITVIGIGALNEQATIVKEDELSLNDLEILKAKGAVGDLLSQFYDINGKVLDIPVHKHLISTDIQLLKSLQHVVAVAGGLDKKDAIIGALNGGYIDVLITDESVAEAII is encoded by the coding sequence TTGTCCTATGAGAGAGATCTGATCGTAAGGATTGCCTGGAAATATTACAACGAGGGAATGACGCAAAATGAAATAGCTGCAGCACTAAATTTATCAAGGATGAAGGTCATTAAATACCTGGAAAAGGCAAAATCATCAAATATCATTCAATTCAAAATCAACTTAGAAAAAATCACGAATATGGATCTGCAAAATGAAATTAAAAAGAAATACGGATTACAGGATATTTATATTGTTCCAGCATCGAATCAGAAATCAATAGAAAGTCTTACAGTAGCAGCAGCACAATACATTGAAGACCGAATCACAAGTGACATGATGATTAATATTGGATATGGGCAAGCAGTTTCAAAGACATTAGGATACTTAAATATTTCAACAAAATATAAGGTTACCTTCGTCTCCTTGTCCGGCGGTGTAAAATTTTACATGCCTACAGCAATTGATACAAGGTCAGACTACTACACAAATCCAAATTATAAGCACTATATTATTCCGTCGCCATTAATCGTATCCTCCGTAAAACTCGCAGAACAGATGCTGAAGGAGAGGTCAATTAACAAGATACTAAAGATGATTCCATTTTCAAATATTACAGTAATTGGGATTGGCGCGTTGAATGAACAGGCAACGATTGTAAAGGAAGACGAGCTTAGCTTAAATGACCTTGAGATTTTAAAAGCAAAAGGAGCAGTTGGCGATTTATTAAGCCAATTTTATGACATCAATGGCAAAGTTCTAGACATTCCTGTACATAAGCATCTGATCAGTACAGATATTCAGTTATTGAAATCACTTCAGCATGTCGTAGCTGTTGCAGGAGGACTTGATAAAAAAGACGCAATTATCGGGGCACTAAATGGTGGATATATTGATGTACTAATTACAGATGAATCCGTCGCAGAAGCGATTATTTAA